A part of Paenibacillus donghaensis genomic DNA contains:
- a CDS encoding AraC family transcriptional regulator, translating into MEQKRKKWFNSRSVLLTWSLSYMAVLLLPVILSSIVYFQSSKMLVDEIHLANNSLLKQLRELMDKQVEAVHRLNFELNWNTKFRELVDQHKYAVFPEDYMYDLHDATKDMTLYQSAYSETDLFYIYLASRDTILLPGVYRNTRFAYAEHHKSEILDYEQWMDTLQRNKFKGFVPMKRTTENGTSVEAIAYISTYDYEEGEPSGANVIMIDKSKILSALMNIEAFSKGQVLIADSENNVLVSSSNTELPVQLPFDKLSNSSGMFIWESEGQRYEVFSIHSAVSNLRYISMIPSEVYWKKAELVRKLTVMSILASLLGGGGLTFIFLRKNYNPIQRIVRAFNNKTSVREKGANEFLFIQQAVDSTLNEMDHMMLEMKRQHYTLRSNYVMRLLKGKQDPELPLAEALTAFDIQLLSENFAILLFYLEDIDIFLERVQGKTSGEKLQLLHFIVTNVVEELVNVRHRGYMVDTDDAMPCLVSLSEISAEEQINDLLQVARSAQEFLANKYSIYITVSISRVHRGLDQIHQAYQEAMDAMEYKLVMGKQEILPYEDMERNNIRTETDSGYYYPLQSEQQLINYVKVGDFLSAETALNDILQMNFSKHPVKVPLARCLMLDLVGTLIKSIGELGTAQENILLQNPKRIDRLSSSETLTEMQDQLKDMLKEACEYAQAKRLHNVQENRQRALNELINEVSAFIDKNYTDPGLNVSLLGQHFDMKPTYLSRLFKEQSGKGFWIRSTRNG; encoded by the coding sequence ATGGAGCAAAAAAGAAAAAAATGGTTCAATAGCCGAAGTGTGCTGCTGACTTGGTCCTTATCGTATATGGCTGTGCTGCTGCTTCCGGTTATCCTGAGTTCAATCGTTTATTTTCAGTCCAGCAAGATGCTCGTTGACGAAATTCATCTGGCCAACAATTCCTTGCTCAAGCAACTAAGAGAGCTTATGGATAAGCAAGTTGAAGCGGTCCATCGGTTAAATTTCGAACTGAATTGGAATACAAAGTTTCGGGAACTGGTCGATCAGCACAAGTATGCTGTCTTTCCGGAGGATTACATGTATGATCTGCATGATGCTACTAAGGACATGACCCTATATCAATCCGCTTATTCCGAAACAGACTTGTTCTACATCTATCTGGCTTCACGGGATACCATACTGCTTCCGGGTGTTTACCGAAACACGAGATTCGCCTACGCTGAACATCATAAGTCTGAAATCTTAGATTATGAGCAATGGATGGATACCCTGCAAAGGAACAAATTCAAGGGGTTCGTGCCTATGAAACGTACGACCGAGAACGGGACTTCCGTGGAAGCGATTGCATATATAAGCACCTACGATTATGAGGAGGGCGAGCCCTCCGGCGCTAATGTTATTATGATCGACAAAAGCAAAATACTATCGGCTCTTATGAATATCGAAGCCTTCAGCAAGGGACAGGTTCTCATTGCAGACTCCGAAAACAATGTGTTGGTCTCCAGCTCGAATACAGAGCTTCCAGTCCAGTTACCGTTCGATAAGCTGTCCAACAGCAGCGGCATGTTCATCTGGGAGTCGGAAGGTCAGCGGTATGAAGTGTTCTCCATACATTCAGCAGTATCCAATCTCAGATATATCTCCATGATTCCTAGTGAAGTCTATTGGAAAAAAGCTGAACTGGTCCGCAAACTGACTGTGATGAGCATCTTGGCAAGCCTGCTTGGAGGCGGAGGATTGACTTTCATCTTCCTGCGTAAAAACTATAATCCGATTCAGCGAATTGTACGCGCTTTCAACAATAAAACATCTGTCCGGGAGAAGGGAGCGAATGAGTTTCTTTTTATCCAGCAGGCTGTGGACAGCACTTTAAATGAGATGGACCATATGATGCTGGAAATGAAGAGGCAGCATTATACTCTACGCTCCAATTACGTCATGAGGTTGCTTAAGGGAAAGCAAGACCCTGAGCTTCCTTTGGCAGAAGCCTTGACAGCTTTTGATATACAGCTGCTCTCTGAGAATTTCGCTATTCTTCTGTTTTACCTGGAGGATATCGATATCTTCCTCGAACGGGTTCAAGGCAAAACGTCAGGTGAGAAGCTGCAGCTCTTGCATTTTATTGTGACGAATGTTGTGGAGGAGCTTGTCAATGTCAGACACCGGGGCTATATGGTCGACACGGACGATGCGATGCCCTGCCTGGTCAGCTTATCCGAGATCTCTGCAGAGGAGCAAATCAATGATTTGCTTCAGGTGGCCCGTTCTGCCCAAGAGTTTCTTGCGAATAAGTACAGTATCTATATTACTGTTTCCATCAGCCGTGTTCATCGTGGATTGGATCAGATTCATCAAGCGTATCAAGAGGCCATGGATGCCATGGAATACAAGCTGGTTATGGGAAAACAAGAAATCCTGCCTTATGAAGACATGGAGAGAAACAATATTCGGACTGAAACGGATTCCGGTTATTATTATCCCCTCCAGAGCGAGCAACAGTTAATTAATTATGTCAAAGTGGGCGATTTCTTATCGGCAGAAACTGCCTTAAACGATATCCTGCAGATGAACTTCTCGAAGCACCCTGTAAAGGTACCGTTAGCCCGTTGTCTTATGCTGGACCTGGTCGGGACCCTGATCAAAAGCATCGGCGAATTAGGAACGGCACAGGAGAACATTCTGCTTCAGAATCCCAAACGCATCGACAGGCTCTCTTCTTCGGAGACGTTGACAGAAATGCAGGATCAGCTCAAGGACATGCTTAAAGAAGCCTGTGAATATGCCCAGGCCAAGCGGCTGCACAATGTTCAGGAAAACCGCCAGCGGGCGTTAAATGAACTAATAAACGAGGTGTCGGCCTTCATCGATAAGAATTACACTGATCCGGGCTTGAACGTTTCTCTGCTTGGACAACATTTTGATATGAAGCCCACTTATCTGTCCAGACTGTTCAAGGAACAATCGGGGAAGGGCTTCTGGATACGATCAACAAGAAACGGATAG
- a CDS encoding carbohydrate ABC transporter permease codes for MHAENGLRNKVFDIIINTVLIMLVIVTLYPLLYVLFASFSDSSQLVANKGFLYKPLGFSLEAYKNVFSNPGIIKGYGNTLFILIVGVTLNMFLTAIAAYVLSRRNVMWNSLFTLLIVFTMFFHGGLIPLYLVVKGVGLIDSLWATIVPFAVSTFNLIIMRTAFSAIPESLEESAKIDGANHLTILFRIILPLSKPVIAVMVLYYAVEKWNAWFYASIFLKDRDLFPLQLVLREILIANSTDSMSAGASSADQYMIGETIKYATIIVATVPILCVYPFVQKYFEKGVMIGAVKG; via the coding sequence ATGCATGCCGAAAACGGCCTGAGAAACAAGGTCTTTGATATTATTATTAATACGGTTCTGATTATGCTTGTTATAGTTACGCTATACCCGCTTTTATATGTATTGTTCGCTTCCTTCAGCGACTCCTCGCAGCTGGTTGCCAACAAAGGTTTTTTATACAAGCCGTTAGGCTTTAGTCTGGAAGCCTATAAGAACGTTTTTAGTAATCCTGGCATTATCAAGGGTTATGGCAATACGCTGTTCATTCTGATCGTCGGAGTCACTCTCAACATGTTTCTTACCGCAATAGCAGCCTATGTTTTATCCAGAAGAAATGTAATGTGGAACAGCTTATTTACCCTACTGATCGTGTTCACCATGTTTTTTCACGGAGGGCTGATTCCGCTGTACCTGGTCGTTAAGGGTGTAGGTCTGATCGATTCTTTGTGGGCGACCATTGTTCCGTTCGCCGTAAGCACGTTTAACCTGATTATCATGCGTACCGCATTCTCGGCCATTCCCGAGAGCCTGGAGGAATCGGCGAAGATTGACGGAGCCAACCATTTGACCATCTTGTTCAGGATCATATTGCCTTTGTCCAAGCCGGTTATCGCCGTGATGGTGCTCTATTATGCAGTCGAGAAATGGAATGCATGGTTCTATGCATCCATCTTTCTGAAGGACAGAGACCTGTTCCCGCTGCAGCTGGTGCTCCGGGAAATTCTGATTGCCAACTCAACGGACAGCATGTCTGCAGGAGCCAGCTCGGCTGATCAGTACATGATTGGAGAAACCATTAAATACGCCACGATCATAGTGGCAACTGTGCCTATCCTGTGTGTGTATCCTTTTGTCCAGAAATACTTTGAGAAAGGCGTAATGATTGGTGCGGTGAAAGGGTAA
- a CDS encoding helix-turn-helix domain-containing protein, which translates to MGEGLLDTINKKRIDGSKQLMTEKRLAVNEAAEKSGFNDVGTFIRTFKKIEGITPGKYKEIIDD; encoded by the coding sequence ATCGGGGAAGGGCTTCTGGATACGATCAACAAGAAACGGATAGACGGGTCCAAGCAACTGATGACGGAGAAGCGGCTTGCGGTCAATGAGGCGGCTGAGAAGTCTGGCTTTAACGATGTCGGCACTTTTATTCGTACTTTCAAGAAAATTGAAGGAATTACCCCTGGTAAATACAAAGAGATCATCGATGATTAA
- a CDS encoding glycoside hydrolase family 2 TIM barrel-domain containing protein, translating to MENGSRQTMSLDGIWSVGLDNWSEPGKTVSKTLTLPGTLDEHGLGPEPEVSSDHLTRKHAYEGRARFERQVIIPEEWRGKLLFFTMERTRETELWIDGVQVGSCNTLSTPQLYDVSGYLEPGLHVLSVIVDNSSGVMGWRSIRNSHMATDHTQTNWNGILGAIELTATDPLRIGQLRLYPQQGGTVKGSLLVSKPDQGIADGYVSIQVQDSAGQKLYDGGSIPFQLEADSSGGEIPFLIPATDALQLWDEFNPSLYTVHAVLEGKYREQSAADELTVPLGIRTFGVSGTQFTVNGNKTFLRGKHDGCVFPLTGYAPMDKESWLQVFRTAKAYGINHYRFHSWCPPQAAFEAADQTGIYLQPELPFWDPGTAFQNDEEWRYFSDEAFRIIEAYGNHPSFVMFAWGNELSGSMERMEALVEKAHGWDPGKLYAIGSNNFFLQAGLPGNSDYWTTFWTEGVWNVKKAGYGGKHVRGATPHPTRGFINNSPPSGRKDYREEIRGVPIPVIGHEVGQFQVYPDFREIDKYLGVLEPGHLIGFRNQAAASGLLQQADELHAASGQLAALCYREEIEAALRTPGMAGFQLLDLQDFPGQGGALVGMLDAFMESKGIVVPEEWRRFCSEVVPLARLHRYVWTEGESILGQIEIANYGPGPLTDVQVVWSITDGCGRRIGEGSYPAATIPQGELWLAGELEYRIPAMAQADSWTLQISIEGTSYSNEYTLWVYPDDAGVQIPSSVVVSDAFDADTRRELQSGRNVLLIPPANGSFGNGPAGTFIPDFWCYPMFKKYNPPGTLGIYCAADHPALAEFPTASHAEWQWWHLMRHSRAMVLDDTATDYRPIVQVIDNVARQHKLGVVFEAKVGNGQLLICSIDLWSQQDRPEARQFMRSLLNYCASNRFAPRDEWTEEFTERLFVSTEMSEVAANPDADTYG from the coding sequence ATGGAGAACGGCAGCAGACAAACGATGTCTCTGGACGGCATATGGAGCGTCGGGTTGGACAACTGGAGCGAGCCGGGAAAGACAGTGTCCAAGACCCTTACCTTACCCGGAACGCTGGACGAGCATGGACTGGGACCGGAGCCGGAGGTTTCATCCGATCATTTGACCCGAAAGCATGCGTATGAGGGACGTGCCCGATTCGAACGGCAGGTCATTATTCCGGAGGAATGGCGCGGGAAATTACTTTTCTTCACAATGGAACGGACGCGGGAAACGGAGCTGTGGATCGACGGGGTACAGGTAGGGTCTTGCAACACGTTATCGACCCCGCAGCTGTATGATGTGAGCGGTTATCTTGAGCCGGGGCTGCATGTTCTCTCTGTTATCGTGGATAACAGCTCCGGAGTTATGGGCTGGAGAAGCATCCGCAATTCGCATATGGCGACGGATCATACCCAGACGAACTGGAACGGCATCCTTGGGGCCATCGAGCTTACCGCAACCGACCCGCTGCGGATCGGGCAGCTTCGCCTGTATCCTCAGCAGGGAGGAACGGTCAAAGGCAGCCTCCTGGTAAGCAAACCGGACCAGGGCATTGCCGACGGATATGTGTCCATTCAGGTTCAGGATTCTGCCGGCCAGAAGCTGTACGATGGCGGGAGCATCCCTTTCCAGCTTGAAGCGGATTCCTCGGGGGGAGAAATTCCATTCCTGATCCCTGCAACCGATGCTTTACAATTATGGGATGAATTTAACCCGAGCCTGTACACGGTACATGCTGTGCTAGAGGGGAAGTACCGGGAGCAGTCAGCTGCAGATGAACTCACCGTTCCTCTGGGAATTCGGACTTTTGGTGTATCAGGAACCCAATTTACAGTGAATGGAAACAAGACGTTCCTGCGAGGCAAACATGACGGCTGTGTATTCCCGTTAACGGGATATGCCCCTATGGATAAGGAGTCCTGGCTTCAGGTTTTCCGGACGGCGAAGGCTTACGGTATTAACCATTATCGCTTTCATTCCTGGTGTCCGCCGCAGGCTGCTTTTGAAGCAGCCGACCAGACAGGCATTTATTTGCAGCCGGAGCTGCCGTTCTGGGACCCCGGGACGGCGTTTCAGAATGATGAGGAGTGGCGCTATTTCTCGGATGAGGCCTTCCGGATTATTGAAGCGTATGGCAACCACCCGTCATTTGTCATGTTTGCCTGGGGGAATGAGCTGTCGGGTTCGATGGAACGGATGGAGGCGCTCGTAGAGAAGGCCCACGGATGGGACCCAGGCAAACTATATGCCATCGGCTCCAATAATTTTTTCCTCCAGGCGGGGTTGCCCGGCAACTCGGATTACTGGACCACCTTCTGGACCGAAGGGGTCTGGAATGTGAAGAAGGCAGGATACGGAGGGAAGCATGTCCGCGGAGCGACACCGCATCCGACACGCGGGTTTATTAACAACAGTCCGCCTTCTGGCCGGAAGGATTACCGCGAAGAAATCCGGGGGGTTCCGATCCCCGTGATCGGGCATGAAGTCGGACAATTTCAGGTTTACCCCGACTTCAGGGAAATTGACAAATACCTGGGGGTACTGGAGCCGGGACACCTTATAGGCTTCCGCAATCAGGCGGCTGCTTCGGGGCTGCTCCAGCAGGCAGATGAGCTCCATGCCGCCTCTGGACAGCTCGCCGCTCTATGCTACCGCGAGGAGATTGAGGCGGCTCTGCGGACACCGGGGATGGCCGGTTTTCAACTGCTGGATTTGCAGGATTTCCCCGGTCAGGGTGGAGCCTTGGTCGGCATGCTGGATGCTTTTATGGAATCCAAGGGAATTGTTGTTCCTGAGGAATGGCGGCGTTTCTGCAGCGAAGTGGTTCCTCTCGCCCGGCTTCATCGGTATGTGTGGACCGAAGGCGAAAGTATTCTGGGGCAGATAGAGATTGCGAATTATGGACCGGGTCCGCTTACGGATGTCCAAGTGGTCTGGTCGATCACCGACGGCTGTGGCCGTAGGATCGGAGAAGGGAGTTATCCGGCAGCCACCATTCCCCAAGGCGAGCTGTGGCTTGCCGGGGAGCTTGAATACCGGATTCCCGCAATGGCACAAGCGGACAGCTGGACACTTCAAATCAGCATCGAAGGAACGTCCTACAGCAATGAATATACGCTGTGGGTATACCCGGATGATGCCGGGGTACAGATTCCCTCCTCGGTTGTGGTATCGGATGCTTTTGACGCGGATACGCGGCGTGAACTGCAGAGCGGCAGGAATGTGCTGCTGATTCCTCCGGCAAATGGGTCGTTTGGCAACGGTCCCGCCGGAACGTTTATTCCCGACTTCTGGTGTTATCCCATGTTCAAGAAGTACAATCCTCCCGGAACGTTAGGCATCTATTGTGCTGCCGATCATCCGGCGCTGGCGGAATTTCCGACGGCTTCGCATGCAGAGTGGCAATGGTGGCACTTGATGAGGCATTCCCGGGCCATGGTGCTGGATGATACGGCAACGGACTACCGGCCCATCGTTCAGGTGATCGATAATGTGGCGAGACAGCATAAGCTCGGTGTTGTTTTTGAAGCAAAGGTGGGGAACGGACAGCTGCTGATTTGTTCCATCGACCTTTGGAGTCAGCAGGATCGGCCAGAAGCCAGGCAGTTTATGCGTTCATTGCTGAACTATTGCGCTTCGAACCGTTTCGCTCCCAGGGACGAATGGACCGAGGAATTCACGGAAAGATTGTTCGTCAGCACAGAAATGTCCGAGGTTGCCGCCAATCCGGATGCGGATACGTACGGGTAA
- a CDS encoding ABC transporter permease: MSKLAPLSGYETAANTNSFRHRFIRDFKLNRLLYFMMIPVMLYYVIFHYAPMYGAIIAFKDFSPMKGIIGSDWVGLQHFQDFFSSYYFWRILKNTVVISVYSILFMFPAPIILALLINEVRNQTFKRVVQTFSYMPYFISLVVICGMITDFTNSNGIINSLFSWLGYDGTAMLQKPGLFRPIYILSEIWQKIGWESIIYIAALAGIDQEQYEAARIDGASRLKQMLHITLPGILPTITIMFILRMGNMLNVGFEKIILLYSPVTYETADVISSFVYRKGLLEFGWSYSSAVGLFNSVINLILLISANYISRRVNKTSLW, encoded by the coding sequence ATGTCTAAATTGGCGCCTTTGAGTGGATATGAAACCGCTGCCAACACTAATAGCTTCAGGCATCGTTTTATCCGGGATTTCAAACTGAACCGGCTGCTGTATTTTATGATGATCCCTGTCATGCTCTACTATGTTATTTTTCATTATGCGCCGATGTATGGAGCGATTATCGCCTTTAAGGATTTTTCACCCATGAAAGGCATTATAGGCAGTGACTGGGTAGGGCTTCAGCATTTCCAGGACTTCTTCTCCAGCTACTATTTCTGGCGTATTCTGAAGAATACGGTTGTCATCAGTGTGTATTCCATTTTGTTTATGTTTCCGGCTCCGATCATTCTGGCTTTGCTTATTAATGAAGTTAGAAATCAGACCTTCAAGCGCGTAGTACAGACGTTTTCGTATATGCCCTACTTCATTTCACTGGTCGTTATTTGCGGCATGATCACCGATTTCACCAACAGCAACGGAATCATTAATTCGCTGTTCTCGTGGTTGGGCTATGACGGAACCGCTATGCTGCAGAAGCCCGGTCTGTTTCGGCCGATCTATATCCTGTCCGAAATCTGGCAGAAAATCGGCTGGGAATCGATTATTTACATTGCCGCCTTGGCGGGCATCGACCAAGAACAATACGAAGCTGCGCGTATTGACGGCGCCAGCCGTCTGAAGCAGATGCTGCACATTACGCTGCCGGGTATTCTGCCTACGATCACTATTATGTTCATCCTCCGGATGGGCAATATGCTGAACGTCGGATTTGAAAAAATCATTCTGCTGTACAGTCCTGTGACCTATGAAACGGCTGACGTGATTTCTTCCTTTGTATACAGAAAGGGCCTACTGGAATTCGGCTGGAGCTACAGTTCAGCTGTCGGTTTGTTTAACTCGGTTATTAATCTCATTCTATTGATCTCGGCCAATTATATCAGCCGTAGAGTCAATAAAACCAGCTTATGGTAG
- a CDS encoding extracellular solute-binding protein, whose amino-acid sequence MRRTSRKIVFSLIAFLLAGSTLAGCSGNNGEDEATSSTETASESGAVYPMETDTTLTYWGALPNNLTGVKSQHAEVPIYQEWQKQTGIKVNFTAPPANQVDESFNVMLASGELPDMLEYNFFNFPGGPEKAIKDGYIMELNDLIDKYAPNYKKYLQEHPEIEKMVKTDNGSYYSFPFIRGDESLLTFQGPVIRKDWLDELGLPVPETIEEWTTTLKAFKEKKGAAAPISFVAKPRVFNELGNGGFVGAFGVTRDFYLEDGKVKFGPAEPGYKQFLGLFQQWYADGLLDKDVSTVDSKVMDANITSGETGATWANSGGGIGKWQPILKEQDAKASIIAAPYPVLEKGTTPKFGQRDYSFSTGGMVALSATSKNAELAVKMLDYGYSEQGHMLFNFGTEGVSYTMKDGYPKFTDLLMSNPDKLAPSQAMSLYIRGNTMGPFVSDKRVSEQYLNMPEQQAAVALWQKTDMAKYQIPLVTPTPEESAEFANIMADVNTLVDEMTLKIILGTEPLDAYEEYLEKLNSVKLSRAIEIKQAALERYLKR is encoded by the coding sequence ATGAGGAGAACAAGCAGAAAAATAGTGTTTTCGCTTATAGCATTTCTATTAGCAGGAAGCACGCTTGCAGGATGTTCGGGGAACAATGGTGAAGACGAAGCCACTTCTTCCACGGAAACGGCTTCGGAGTCTGGGGCGGTATATCCAATGGAGACGGACACCACACTCACTTATTGGGGAGCACTGCCTAACAATCTGACCGGGGTGAAGTCGCAGCATGCAGAGGTTCCTATTTATCAAGAATGGCAAAAGCAAACAGGCATTAAAGTGAACTTCACCGCCCCTCCAGCCAACCAGGTCGACGAATCCTTTAACGTTATGCTGGCATCAGGGGAACTGCCTGATATGCTGGAGTATAACTTCTTCAACTTCCCGGGCGGTCCGGAAAAGGCGATCAAAGACGGTTATATTATGGAACTGAATGACTTGATTGACAAATACGCGCCGAATTATAAGAAGTATCTGCAGGAGCATCCCGAGATTGAGAAAATGGTTAAAACCGACAACGGAAGCTACTATTCCTTCCCTTTTATTCGCGGAGATGAATCCCTGCTCACCTTCCAGGGTCCGGTGATCCGGAAGGATTGGCTGGATGAGCTGGGTCTGCCCGTGCCCGAAACCATTGAAGAATGGACGACTACGTTGAAAGCGTTTAAGGAGAAAAAAGGGGCTGCTGCACCCATCTCCTTCGTCGCCAAGCCGCGTGTATTCAATGAATTAGGCAACGGTGGGTTTGTCGGTGCTTTTGGCGTTACACGCGACTTCTATCTGGAGGATGGAAAGGTCAAGTTCGGTCCGGCAGAGCCGGGTTATAAGCAATTTCTGGGCCTGTTCCAGCAGTGGTACGCCGACGGGCTGCTGGATAAGGACGTGTCCACGGTAGACTCCAAGGTGATGGATGCCAACATTACGTCAGGGGAGACAGGAGCTACCTGGGCCAATTCAGGCGGGGGTATCGGCAAATGGCAGCCTATCCTTAAGGAGCAGGATGCCAAGGCCTCAATCATCGCGGCACCTTATCCGGTTCTCGAGAAAGGCACCACGCCAAAATTCGGGCAAAGGGATTATTCCTTCTCCACAGGCGGAATGGTAGCCCTATCGGCTACGTCCAAGAATGCGGAGCTTGCGGTCAAAATGCTCGATTATGGCTACAGCGAGCAAGGACATATGCTCTTTAATTTCGGGACCGAAGGTGTCAGCTACACCATGAAAGACGGCTATCCGAAATTTACTGATCTTTTAATGAGCAATCCCGACAAACTGGCCCCTTCTCAAGCCATGTCACTTTATATCCGGGGTAATACCATGGGTCCCTTTGTTTCTGATAAGCGGGTTTCAGAACAATACTTGAACATGCCGGAGCAGCAGGCGGCGGTAGCCTTATGGCAAAAGACAGATATGGCCAAATACCAGATTCCGCTGGTTACTCCGACTCCCGAAGAAAGTGCGGAATTCGCCAATATTATGGCGGATGTAAACACGCTCGTAGACGAAATGACGTTAAAGATCATTCTGGGTACTGAGCCGCTGGATGCGTATGAGGAGTACCTTGAAAAGCTGAATTCCGTCAAGCTCTCCCGTGCCATAGAAATTAAACAGGCAGCGTTGGAGCGTTATTTAAAGCGCTAA